Proteins encoded by one window of Mustela erminea isolate mMusErm1 chromosome 7, mMusErm1.Pri, whole genome shotgun sequence:
- the GRHL1 gene encoding grainyhead-like protein 1 homolog isoform X2, with protein sequence MTQEYDNKRPVLVLQNEALYPQRRPYTSEDEAWKSFLENPLTAATKAMMSINGDEDSAAALGLLYDYYKVPRERRSSTAKPDVEPPEPDHSKRNSIPNVTEQSLISAGENRVQVLKNVPFNIVLPHGNQLGIDKRGHLTAPDTTVTVSIATMPTHSIKTETQPHGFAVGISPAVYHPEPAERVVVFDRNLNADQFSSGAQPPNAQRRTPDSTFSETFKEGVQEVFFPSDLSLRMPGMNSEDYVFDSVSGNNFEYTLEASKSLRQKPGDSTMTYLNKGQFYPVTLKEASGSEGIHRPISKVRSVIMVVFAEDKSREDQLRHWKYWHSRQHTAKQRCIDIADYKESFNTISNIEEIAYNAISFTWDINDEAKVFISVNCLSTDFSSQKGVKGLPLNIQIDTYSYNNRSNKPVHRAYCQIKVFCDKGAERKIRDEERKQSKRKVSDVKVPLLPSHKRMDITVFKPFVDLDTQPVLFIPDVHFASLQRGTHVLPIAPEELEGEGSNLKRAPYGSEEDFSIAPAAKLTRLEEPKRVLLYVRKESEEVFDALMLKTPSLKGLMEAISDKYDVPHDKIGKIFKKCKKGILVNMDDNIVKHYSNEDTFQLQIEEAGGSYRLTLTEI encoded by the exons CAAACGGCCAGTCTTAGTTCTTCAGAATGAAGCCCTTTATCCACAGCGGCGCCCCTACACTAGTGAGGACGAAGCCTGGAAGTCTTTCCTGGAGAACCCTCTCACCGCGGCAACCAAGGCGATGATGAGCATCAATGGAGACGAAGACAGTGCGGCCGCCCTGGGCTTGCTCTATGACTATTACAAG GTTCCAAGAGAGAGGAGGTCATCGACAGCAAAGCCAGATGTCGAGCCCCCAGAGCCAGATCACAGCAAAAG aaacagCATACCAAATGTGACTGAGCAGTCCCTCATTTCTGCTGGAGAAAACAGAGTGCAAGTACTGAAAAATGTGCCATTTAACATTGTCCTTCCCCATGGCAACCAACTGGGCATTGATAAGAGAGGCCATCTAACAGCTCCTGATACAACAGTCACTGTCTCCATAGCAACAATGCCTACCCACTCCATCAAGACAGAAACCCAGCCCCATGGCTTTGCTGTGGGAATCTCTCCGGCAGTATATCATCCTGAGCCTGCTGAGCGGGTGGTGGTTTTTGACCGGAACCTTAATGCTGACCAGTTCAGCTCTGGTGCTCAACCTCCAAATGCTCAAAGGAGAACTCCAGACTCTACCTTCTCAGAGACCTTCAAGGAAGGCGTTCAGGAG GTTTTCTTCCCCTCGGATCTCAGCCTGCGGATGCCTGGCATGAATTCAGAGGACTATGTTTTTGACAGTGTTTCTGG gaACAACTTTGAATATACCCTAGAAGCCTCAAAATCACTGCGACAGAAGCCAGGAGATAGCACCATGACCTACCTGAACAAAGGGCAGTTCTACCCCGTCACCTTGAAGGAGGCGAGCGGCAGCGAGGGGATCCACCGGCCCATCAGCAAAGTCCGG AGTGTGATCATGGTGGTTTTTGcagaagacaaaagcagagaaGATCAGTTAAGGCACTGGAAATACTGGCACTCACGGCAGCACACGGCCAAACAAAGGTGCATTGACATAG CTGACTATAAAGAAAGCTTCAACACCATCAGTAATATTGAGGAGATTGCATATAATGCCATTTCCTTCACTTGGGACATTAACGATGAAGCAAAG GTTTTCATCTCTGTGAACTGCTTAAGCACAGATTTCTCTTCTCAGAAAGGTGTGAAGGGGTTGCCTCTGAATATTCAAATTGACACCTATAGTTACAACAACCGTAGCAACAAGCCTGTGCATCGGGCATACTGCCAGATCAAAGTCTTCTGTGACAAG GGAGCTGAACGGAAAATCAGGGATGAAGAACGgaaacagagcaaaagaaaag TTTCCGATGTTAAAGTGCCACTGCTTCCCTCGCACAAGCGGATGGATATCACGGTGTTCAAGCCCTTCGTTGATCTGGACACCCAGCCTGTCCTCTTCATTCCCGATGTGCACTTTGCCAGCCTCCAGCGGGGCACTCAC gtCCTTCCCATTGCCCCAGAAGAACTGGAGGGTGAGGg CTCTAACTTGAAAAGGGCTCCGTATGGATCGGAGGAGGATTTTTCGATCGCCCCTGCTGCTAAGCTGACTCGGCTAGAAGAACCAAAGAGAG TGCTGCTCTACGTACGCAAGGAGTCAGAGGAAGTCTTTGATGCCCTGATGCTCAAGACTCCATCTCTGAAAGGCTTGATGGAGGCT atCTCAGACAAATACGATGTGCCCCACGATAAGATTGGGAAGATATTCAAGAAATGTAAGAAAGG
- the GRHL1 gene encoding grainyhead-like protein 1 homolog isoform X3, translating into MMSINGDEDSAAALGLLYDYYKVPRERRSSTAKPDVEPPEPDHSKRNSIPNVTEQSLISAGENRVQVLKNVPFNIVLPHGNQLGIDKRGHLTAPDTTVTVSIATMPTHSIKTETQPHGFAVGISPAVYHPEPAERVVVFDRNLNADQFSSGAQPPNAQRRTPDSTFSETFKEGVQEVFFPSDLSLRMPGMNSEDYVFDSVSGNNFEYTLEASKSLRQKPGDSTMTYLNKGQFYPVTLKEASGSEGIHRPISKVRSVIMVVFAEDKSREDQLRHWKYWHSRQHTAKQRCIDIADYKESFNTISNIEEIAYNAISFTWDINDEAKVFISVNCLSTDFSSQKGVKGLPLNIQIDTYSYNNRSNKPVHRAYCQIKVFCDKGAERKIRDEERKQSKRKGKCTDPSSRSDAFSDVKVPLLPSHKRMDITVFKPFVDLDTQPVLFIPDVHFASLQRGTHVLPIAPEELEGEGSNLKRAPYGSEEDFSIAPAAKLTRLEEPKRVLLYVRKESEEVFDALMLKTPSLKGLMEAISDKYDVPHDKIGKIFKKCKKGILVNMDDNIVKHYSNEDTFQLQIEEAGGSYRLTLTEI; encoded by the exons ATGATGAGCATCAATGGAGACGAAGACAGTGCGGCCGCCCTGGGCTTGCTCTATGACTATTACAAG GTTCCAAGAGAGAGGAGGTCATCGACAGCAAAGCCAGATGTCGAGCCCCCAGAGCCAGATCACAGCAAAAG aaacagCATACCAAATGTGACTGAGCAGTCCCTCATTTCTGCTGGAGAAAACAGAGTGCAAGTACTGAAAAATGTGCCATTTAACATTGTCCTTCCCCATGGCAACCAACTGGGCATTGATAAGAGAGGCCATCTAACAGCTCCTGATACAACAGTCACTGTCTCCATAGCAACAATGCCTACCCACTCCATCAAGACAGAAACCCAGCCCCATGGCTTTGCTGTGGGAATCTCTCCGGCAGTATATCATCCTGAGCCTGCTGAGCGGGTGGTGGTTTTTGACCGGAACCTTAATGCTGACCAGTTCAGCTCTGGTGCTCAACCTCCAAATGCTCAAAGGAGAACTCCAGACTCTACCTTCTCAGAGACCTTCAAGGAAGGCGTTCAGGAG GTTTTCTTCCCCTCGGATCTCAGCCTGCGGATGCCTGGCATGAATTCAGAGGACTATGTTTTTGACAGTGTTTCTGG gaACAACTTTGAATATACCCTAGAAGCCTCAAAATCACTGCGACAGAAGCCAGGAGATAGCACCATGACCTACCTGAACAAAGGGCAGTTCTACCCCGTCACCTTGAAGGAGGCGAGCGGCAGCGAGGGGATCCACCGGCCCATCAGCAAAGTCCGG AGTGTGATCATGGTGGTTTTTGcagaagacaaaagcagagaaGATCAGTTAAGGCACTGGAAATACTGGCACTCACGGCAGCACACGGCCAAACAAAGGTGCATTGACATAG CTGACTATAAAGAAAGCTTCAACACCATCAGTAATATTGAGGAGATTGCATATAATGCCATTTCCTTCACTTGGGACATTAACGATGAAGCAAAG GTTTTCATCTCTGTGAACTGCTTAAGCACAGATTTCTCTTCTCAGAAAGGTGTGAAGGGGTTGCCTCTGAATATTCAAATTGACACCTATAGTTACAACAACCGTAGCAACAAGCCTGTGCATCGGGCATACTGCCAGATCAAAGTCTTCTGTGACAAG GGAGCTGAACGGAAAATCAGGGATGAAGAACGgaaacagagcaaaagaaaaggcaagtGTACTGACCCCAGCTCCCGGTCGGATGCCT TTTCCGATGTTAAAGTGCCACTGCTTCCCTCGCACAAGCGGATGGATATCACGGTGTTCAAGCCCTTCGTTGATCTGGACACCCAGCCTGTCCTCTTCATTCCCGATGTGCACTTTGCCAGCCTCCAGCGGGGCACTCAC gtCCTTCCCATTGCCCCAGAAGAACTGGAGGGTGAGGg CTCTAACTTGAAAAGGGCTCCGTATGGATCGGAGGAGGATTTTTCGATCGCCCCTGCTGCTAAGCTGACTCGGCTAGAAGAACCAAAGAGAG TGCTGCTCTACGTACGCAAGGAGTCAGAGGAAGTCTTTGATGCCCTGATGCTCAAGACTCCATCTCTGAAAGGCTTGATGGAGGCT atCTCAGACAAATACGATGTGCCCCACGATAAGATTGGGAAGATATTCAAGAAATGTAAGAAAGG
- the GRHL1 gene encoding grainyhead-like protein 1 homolog isoform X1, with amino-acid sequence MTQEYDNKRPVLVLQNEALYPQRRPYTSEDEAWKSFLENPLTAATKAMMSINGDEDSAAALGLLYDYYKVPRERRSSTAKPDVEPPEPDHSKRNSIPNVTEQSLISAGENRVQVLKNVPFNIVLPHGNQLGIDKRGHLTAPDTTVTVSIATMPTHSIKTETQPHGFAVGISPAVYHPEPAERVVVFDRNLNADQFSSGAQPPNAQRRTPDSTFSETFKEGVQEVFFPSDLSLRMPGMNSEDYVFDSVSGNNFEYTLEASKSLRQKPGDSTMTYLNKGQFYPVTLKEASGSEGIHRPISKVRSVIMVVFAEDKSREDQLRHWKYWHSRQHTAKQRCIDIADYKESFNTISNIEEIAYNAISFTWDINDEAKVFISVNCLSTDFSSQKGVKGLPLNIQIDTYSYNNRSNKPVHRAYCQIKVFCDKGAERKIRDEERKQSKRKGKCTDPSSRSDAFSDVKVPLLPSHKRMDITVFKPFVDLDTQPVLFIPDVHFASLQRGTHVLPIAPEELEGEGSNLKRAPYGSEEDFSIAPAAKLTRLEEPKRVLLYVRKESEEVFDALMLKTPSLKGLMEAISDKYDVPHDKIGKIFKKCKKGILVNMDDNIVKHYSNEDTFQLQIEEAGGSYRLTLTEI; translated from the exons CAAACGGCCAGTCTTAGTTCTTCAGAATGAAGCCCTTTATCCACAGCGGCGCCCCTACACTAGTGAGGACGAAGCCTGGAAGTCTTTCCTGGAGAACCCTCTCACCGCGGCAACCAAGGCGATGATGAGCATCAATGGAGACGAAGACAGTGCGGCCGCCCTGGGCTTGCTCTATGACTATTACAAG GTTCCAAGAGAGAGGAGGTCATCGACAGCAAAGCCAGATGTCGAGCCCCCAGAGCCAGATCACAGCAAAAG aaacagCATACCAAATGTGACTGAGCAGTCCCTCATTTCTGCTGGAGAAAACAGAGTGCAAGTACTGAAAAATGTGCCATTTAACATTGTCCTTCCCCATGGCAACCAACTGGGCATTGATAAGAGAGGCCATCTAACAGCTCCTGATACAACAGTCACTGTCTCCATAGCAACAATGCCTACCCACTCCATCAAGACAGAAACCCAGCCCCATGGCTTTGCTGTGGGAATCTCTCCGGCAGTATATCATCCTGAGCCTGCTGAGCGGGTGGTGGTTTTTGACCGGAACCTTAATGCTGACCAGTTCAGCTCTGGTGCTCAACCTCCAAATGCTCAAAGGAGAACTCCAGACTCTACCTTCTCAGAGACCTTCAAGGAAGGCGTTCAGGAG GTTTTCTTCCCCTCGGATCTCAGCCTGCGGATGCCTGGCATGAATTCAGAGGACTATGTTTTTGACAGTGTTTCTGG gaACAACTTTGAATATACCCTAGAAGCCTCAAAATCACTGCGACAGAAGCCAGGAGATAGCACCATGACCTACCTGAACAAAGGGCAGTTCTACCCCGTCACCTTGAAGGAGGCGAGCGGCAGCGAGGGGATCCACCGGCCCATCAGCAAAGTCCGG AGTGTGATCATGGTGGTTTTTGcagaagacaaaagcagagaaGATCAGTTAAGGCACTGGAAATACTGGCACTCACGGCAGCACACGGCCAAACAAAGGTGCATTGACATAG CTGACTATAAAGAAAGCTTCAACACCATCAGTAATATTGAGGAGATTGCATATAATGCCATTTCCTTCACTTGGGACATTAACGATGAAGCAAAG GTTTTCATCTCTGTGAACTGCTTAAGCACAGATTTCTCTTCTCAGAAAGGTGTGAAGGGGTTGCCTCTGAATATTCAAATTGACACCTATAGTTACAACAACCGTAGCAACAAGCCTGTGCATCGGGCATACTGCCAGATCAAAGTCTTCTGTGACAAG GGAGCTGAACGGAAAATCAGGGATGAAGAACGgaaacagagcaaaagaaaaggcaagtGTACTGACCCCAGCTCCCGGTCGGATGCCT TTTCCGATGTTAAAGTGCCACTGCTTCCCTCGCACAAGCGGATGGATATCACGGTGTTCAAGCCCTTCGTTGATCTGGACACCCAGCCTGTCCTCTTCATTCCCGATGTGCACTTTGCCAGCCTCCAGCGGGGCACTCAC gtCCTTCCCATTGCCCCAGAAGAACTGGAGGGTGAGGg CTCTAACTTGAAAAGGGCTCCGTATGGATCGGAGGAGGATTTTTCGATCGCCCCTGCTGCTAAGCTGACTCGGCTAGAAGAACCAAAGAGAG TGCTGCTCTACGTACGCAAGGAGTCAGAGGAAGTCTTTGATGCCCTGATGCTCAAGACTCCATCTCTGAAAGGCTTGATGGAGGCT atCTCAGACAAATACGATGTGCCCCACGATAAGATTGGGAAGATATTCAAGAAATGTAAGAAAGG